In Rhodovulum sulfidophilum DSM 1374, the following are encoded in one genomic region:
- the trmD gene encoding tRNA (guanosine(37)-N1)-methyltransferase TrmD: MTDRPKSHGRLSISASLRPGELMTDRPRLKGAWTARVITLFPDAFPGILGLSLTGKALDQGLWALDPIDLRPFGEGKHRNVDDTPAGGGAGMVLRADVVAKALDQAALGTPGDRSRWPVIYVSPRGAPFTQATARRFAAAEGLTVLCGRFEGVDERVLEEYGVEEVSLGDFVLTGGEIAAEAMIDATVRLLPGVLGNAASTEEESHSGGLLEHPHYTRPAEWRGRAIPEVLLSGNHGAVERWRREMAERLTEARRPDLWAAYRRGTD, encoded by the coding sequence ATGACGGACAGACCCAAATCCCATGGGCGGCTTTCGATCTCGGCCAGCCTTCGCCCCGGCGAGCTGATGACCGACCGGCCGCGCCTCAAGGGCGCCTGGACCGCGCGGGTCATCACGCTTTTCCCCGACGCCTTCCCGGGCATCCTCGGCCTGTCCCTGACCGGCAAGGCGCTCGATCAGGGGCTCTGGGCGCTCGACCCCATCGACCTGCGCCCCTTCGGCGAGGGCAAGCATCGCAATGTCGACGACACGCCCGCGGGCGGCGGCGCCGGCATGGTGCTGCGGGCCGATGTGGTGGCGAAGGCCCTCGATCAGGCCGCGCTCGGCACGCCCGGGGACCGCAGCCGCTGGCCGGTGATCTACGTCTCGCCCCGCGGCGCGCCCTTTACCCAGGCAACCGCCCGCCGCTTCGCCGCGGCCGAAGGCCTGACCGTGCTTTGCGGCCGGTTCGAGGGGGTCGACGAGCGGGTGCTCGAGGAATACGGGGTCGAGGAAGTGTCGCTGGGCGATTTCGTCCTGACCGGCGGCGAGATCGCGGCCGAGGCGATGATCGACGCCACCGTGCGGCTCTTGCCGGGCGTTTTGGGCAATGCCGCCTCGACCGAGGAGGAAAGCCATTCGGGCGGCCTTCTGGAACATCCCCACTACACCCGCCCCGCCGAGTGGCGCGGCCGGGCCATCCCCGAGGTGCTGCTGTCGGGCAATCACGGCGCAGTCGAGCGCTGGCGCCGCGAGATGGCCGAGCGCCTGACCGAGGCCCGCCGCCCCGATCTCTGGGCCGCCTATCGCCGCGGAACCGACTAG
- the rplS gene encoding 50S ribosomal protein L19 produces MNLIAQLEAEQIAALGKTIPDFKPGDTVRVGYKVTEGTRTRVQNYEGVCISRKNGHGIAGSFTVRKISFGEGVERVFPLFSTNIDSIEVVRRGRVRRAKLYYLRSRRGKSARIAENSNYKPKA; encoded by the coding sequence ATGAACCTGATCGCGCAACTGGAAGCCGAGCAGATCGCCGCGCTCGGCAAGACCATTCCCGACTTCAAGCCGGGCGACACCGTCCGGGTGGGCTACAAGGTGACCGAGGGCACCCGCACCCGTGTGCAGAATTACGAAGGCGTGTGCATCTCGCGCAAGAACGGCCATGGCATCGCCGGCTCGTTCACCGTGCGCAAGATCTCCTTCGGCGAGGGCGTGGAACGGGTGTTCCCGCTGTTCTCGACCAATATCGACTCGATCGAGGTCGTCCGCCGTGGTCGCGTCCGCCGGGCCAAGCTTTACTATCTGCGCTCGCGCCGGGGCAAATCGGCCCGTATCGCCGAAAACAGCAACTACAAACCCAAGGCGTAA
- the rpmE gene encoding 50S ribosomal protein L31 — translation MRKDIHPDYHAIEVKLTDGTVVTMKSTYGKEGDTLSLDIDPSVHPAWTGGSSRLMDTGGRVSKFKKKYEGLGF, via the coding sequence ATGCGCAAGGACATCCACCCCGATTACCACGCCATCGAGGTCAAGCTGACCGATGGTACCGTGGTCACCATGAAGTCGACCTACGGCAAGGAAGGCGACACGCTGTCGCTCGACATCGACCCCAGCGTGCACCCGGCCTGGACCGGCGGCAGCTCGCGCCTGATGGATACCGGCGGCCGCGTGTCGAAGTTCAAGAAGAAATACGAGGGCCTCGGCTTCTGA
- a CDS encoding division plane positioning ATPase MipZ yields MAHIIVVGNEKGGAGKSTVSMHVATALARQGFRVGALDLDVRQRSLGRFFDNRAGYVAQSGVNLASPEFRELPEIDPGALDEGENLHDRRLSTAIAELEREKDFILIDCPGSHTRLSQVAHTLADTLITPLNDSFIDFDLLARHDGATGKILGPSIYSEMVWNARQMRAQAGLKPIDWVVLRNRLGAQQMHNKRKMGEALKNLSRRIGFRVAPGFSERVIFRELFPNGLTLLDLKDTGVTSLNISNVAARQELRDLMAALKLPEVEPVA; encoded by the coding sequence GTGGCGCATATCATCGTCGTCGGCAACGAAAAGGGCGGCGCGGGAAAATCCACCGTGTCCATGCATGTGGCGACGGCCCTGGCCCGTCAGGGTTTCCGGGTCGGTGCGCTCGATCTCGACGTGCGGCAGCGGTCCCTTGGCCGCTTCTTCGACAACCGCGCCGGCTATGTCGCCCAGAGCGGCGTCAACCTGGCCTCGCCCGAATTCCGCGAATTGCCCGAGATCGACCCCGGTGCGCTCGACGAGGGCGAGAACCTGCATGACCGGCGCCTGTCGACCGCCATCGCCGAGCTCGAACGCGAGAAGGACTTCATCCTGATCGACTGCCCCGGCTCGCATACGCGCCTCAGCCAGGTCGCCCACACGCTGGCCGACACGCTGATCACGCCGCTGAATGACAGCTTCATCGACTTCGACCTGCTGGCCCGCCATGACGGGGCGACGGGCAAGATCCTCGGCCCGTCGATCTATTCGGAAATGGTGTGGAATGCGCGGCAGATGCGGGCCCAGGCGGGGCTGAAGCCGATCGACTGGGTGGTTCTGCGCAACCGCCTGGGGGCCCAGCAGATGCACAACAAGCGCAAGATGGGCGAGGCGCTGAAGAATCTGTCGCGCCGGATCGGGTTCCGCGTCGCGCCCGGCTTCTCGGAGCGGGTGATTTTCCGCGAACTGTTCCCGAACGGGCTGACGCTTCTGGATCTGAAGGATACCGGCGTGACCAGCCTGAACATCTCGAACGTCGCGGCGCGGCAGGAACTGCGCGACCTGATGGCGGCGCTCAAGCTGCCCGAGGTCGAACCGGTGGCCTGA
- a CDS encoding LysR family transcriptional regulator, with product MRISLRQLSVFLSVARHQSYTRAAEELNLTQPAVFTQVKQLEESLGVPLLDRIGKRMQPTEAGRVVVEGARETLDAVGRMEMRLADMRGLREGRLTLAIVSTAQYFLPRLLGQFCDANPGIEVALTVTNRQAVLARLAAGEDDLCILGTPPEGLDVVAAAIADNPLVIIARPDHPLASEIEIPPERVAEEAFILRERGSGTRLAVERFFRARGLTLPVRMELGSNEAIKQAVIGGLGLAALSRDTLALEGAVGIVRVLDVAGFPLLRQWQAAYPRGKHLSVAAEAFLDHLAAHARDAVRDSGRVLPGRTGAAMAGSEGPLRET from the coding sequence ATGCGGATCAGCCTGCGCCAATTATCGGTATTCCTGTCGGTGGCCCGGCATCAAAGCTATACCCGCGCCGCCGAAGAGCTGAACCTGACCCAGCCCGCGGTCTTCACCCAGGTCAAGCAGCTGGAGGAAAGCCTTGGCGTGCCGCTGCTGGACCGGATCGGCAAGCGGATGCAGCCGACCGAGGCGGGGCGCGTGGTGGTCGAGGGCGCGCGCGAGACGCTGGATGCGGTCGGGCGGATGGAGATGCGGCTTGCCGACATGCGGGGCCTGCGCGAGGGGCGGCTGACGCTGGCCATCGTCTCGACCGCGCAATATTTCCTGCCGCGCCTGCTGGGTCAGTTCTGCGACGCCAATCCCGGCATCGAGGTGGCGCTGACGGTCACCAACCGGCAGGCGGTGCTGGCCCGGCTCGCGGCGGGCGAGGACGATCTGTGCATCCTCGGCACGCCGCCCGAGGGGCTGGACGTGGTCGCGGCGGCCATTGCCGACAATCCGCTGGTCATCATCGCCCGGCCCGACCACCCGCTGGCTTCCGAGATAGAGATCCCGCCCGAGCGGGTCGCCGAGGAAGCCTTCATCCTGCGCGAACGCGGCTCGGGTACCCGGCTGGCGGTCGAGCGTTTCTTCCGGGCGCGCGGTCTCACCCTGCCGGTGCGGATGGAGCTGGGCTCGAACGAGGCGATCAAGCAGGCGGTGATCGGCGGGCTGGGGCTGGCGGCGCTGTCGCGGGACACGCTGGCGCTGGAAGGCGCGGTGGGGATCGTGCGGGTGCTGGACGTCGCGGGCTTTCCGCTCTTGCGGCAGTGGCAGGCGGCCTATCCGCGCGGCAAGCACCTGTCGGTGGCGGCCGAGGCGTTCCTCGATCACCTCGCGGCCCATGCCCGGGACGCGGTGCGCGACAGCGGACGGGTGCTGCCCGGCCGGACCGGTGCCGCGATGGCGGGCAGCGAGGGCCCGCTGCGGGAAACGTGA
- a CDS encoding form I ribulose bisphosphate carboxylase large subunit, with translation MAKTYDAGVKEYRSTYWEPDYTLKDSDILAVFKVIPQPGVSREEAAAAVAAESSTGTWTTVWTDLLTDLDYYKGRAYAIEDVPGSDEAFYAFIAYPMDLFEEGSVVNVFTSIVGNVFGFKAVRSLRLEDVRFPLWFVATCFGPPHGIQVERDKMDKYGRPLLGCTIKPKLGLSAKNYGRAVYECLRGGLDFTKDDENVNSQPFMRWRDRFLFCQEAIDKAEAETGERKGHYMNVTAPTMEEVYKRAEFAKELGTPIIMSDYLTLGWAAHNSLSKWCRDNGLLLHVHRAMHAVLDRNPNHGINFRVLAKMLRLLGGDHLHSGTVVGKLEGDRAATLGWIDLLRDRHIKEDRSRGIFFDQDWGAMPGVFPVASGGIHVWHMPALVSIFGNDSVLQFGGGTLGHPWGNAAGAAANRVALEACVQARNEGRELEKEGKEILTEAAKHSPELKVAMETWKEIKFEFDTVDKLDTQHR, from the coding sequence ATGGCCAAGACCTATGACGCCGGTGTCAAGGAGTACCGGTCGACCTATTGGGAGCCCGATTACACGCTGAAGGACAGCGACATCCTCGCTGTCTTCAAGGTGATCCCGCAGCCCGGCGTCTCGCGCGAGGAAGCCGCGGCCGCCGTCGCCGCCGAAAGCTCGACCGGGACCTGGACCACGGTCTGGACCGATCTTCTGACCGATCTCGACTATTACAAGGGCCGCGCCTACGCCATCGAGGACGTGCCGGGCAGCGACGAGGCCTTCTATGCCTTCATCGCCTATCCGATGGACCTGTTCGAGGAAGGCTCGGTCGTCAACGTCTTCACCTCGATCGTGGGCAATGTCTTCGGCTTCAAGGCGGTGCGCTCGCTGCGCCTCGAGGACGTGCGCTTTCCGCTGTGGTTCGTCGCCACCTGCTTCGGCCCGCCCCATGGCATCCAGGTCGAGCGCGACAAGATGGACAAGTATGGCCGCCCCCTTCTGGGCTGCACCATCAAGCCCAAGCTGGGGCTGTCGGCCAAGAACTATGGCCGCGCGGTCTATGAATGCCTGCGGGGCGGGCTGGACTTCACCAAGGATGACGAGAACGTCAACAGCCAGCCCTTCATGCGCTGGCGCGACCGGTTCCTGTTCTGCCAGGAGGCCATCGACAAGGCCGAGGCCGAGACCGGCGAGCGCAAGGGGCACTACATGAACGTGACCGCGCCCACCATGGAAGAGGTCTACAAGCGCGCCGAATTCGCCAAGGAGCTGGGCACGCCGATCATCATGTCGGATTACCTGACGCTGGGCTGGGCCGCGCATAACTCGCTGTCGAAATGGTGCCGTGACAACGGGCTGCTTCTGCATGTCCACCGCGCCATGCACGCGGTGCTGGACCGCAACCCCAATCACGGCATCAACTTCCGGGTTCTGGCCAAGATGCTGCGGTTGCTCGGCGGCGATCACCTGCATTCGGGCACCGTGGTCGGCAAGCTCGAAGGCGACCGGGCGGCGACGCTGGGCTGGATCGACCTTCTGCGCGACCGCCATATCAAGGAGGACCGCTCGCGCGGGATCTTCTTCGATCAGGACTGGGGCGCGATGCCGGGGGTCTTCCCGGTCGCCTCGGGCGGCATCCATGTCTGGCACATGCCGGCGCTGGTCTCGATCTTCGGCAATGACTCGGTCCTGCAATTCGGGGGCGGCACGCTCGGCCACCCCTGGGGCAACGCGGCCGGGGCCGCTGCGAACCGGGTCGCGCTCGAGGCCTGCGTGCAGGCCCGCAACGAGGGCCGCGAGCTGGAAAAGGAGGGCAAGGAGATCCTGACCGAGGCCGCGAAACACAGCCCCGAGCTGAAGGTCGCCATGGAGACCTGGAAAGAGATCAAGTTCGAATTCGACACCGTCGACAAGCTCGACACCCAGCACCGCTGA
- a CDS encoding ribulose bisphosphate carboxylase small subunit has protein sequence MSKVQDYTSRLSDPASRRMGTFSYLPEMDDAQIRKQVEWIVKHGWNPAIEHTEPQFAKSNYWYMWKLPMFGETDVDAILAELKACHDANPDNHVRLIGYNNYSQSQGANMVVYRGTPV, from the coding sequence ATGAGCAAGGTTCAGGACTACACCTCGCGGCTGTCGGACCCCGCGAGCCGCCGGATGGGCACCTTTTCCTACCTGCCCGAGATGGATGACGCGCAGATCCGCAAGCAGGTGGAATGGATCGTGAAACATGGCTGGAACCCGGCCATCGAACATACCGAGCCGCAATTCGCCAAGTCCAACTACTGGTACATGTGGAAGCTGCCGATGTTCGGGGAAACCGATGTCGACGCGATCCTGGCAGAACTGAAGGCCTGCCACGACGCGAACCCCGACAACCATGTCCGCCTGATCGGCTACAACAATTACAGCCAGAGCCAGGGCGCCAACATGGTCGTCTATCGCGGCACGCCGGTCTGA
- a CDS encoding CbbQ/NirQ/NorQ/GpvN family protein, with translation MKDLLDQYRVADEPYYRPVADEVALYEAAYAARMPVMLKGPTGCGKTRFVEHMAWRLGKPLVTVACNEDMTASDIVGRYLLDAEGTRWQDGPLAFAARHGAICYLDEIVEARQDTTVVIHPLTDNRRVLPLEKKGELLRAHEDFNLVISYNPGYQSLMKDLKQSTKQRFGALDFSYPDHATEVEIVTHEAGVDATDADKLVSIAERARNLKGHGLDEGISTRMLIHAGSLMARGIEAPAACRMALVRPITDDPDMRDALDAAVATYF, from the coding sequence ATGAAGGACTTGCTCGACCAGTACCGCGTTGCGGACGAGCCCTATTACCGGCCCGTCGCCGACGAGGTCGCGCTTTACGAGGCAGCCTATGCCGCCAGGATGCCGGTGATGTTGAAGGGCCCGACCGGCTGCGGCAAGACCCGCTTCGTCGAGCACATGGCCTGGCGGCTGGGCAAGCCGCTGGTCACGGTCGCCTGCAACGAGGACATGACCGCCTCGGATATCGTGGGGCGCTACCTGCTGGATGCCGAGGGCACGCGCTGGCAGGACGGCCCGCTGGCCTTCGCCGCGCGCCACGGCGCGATCTGCTATCTCGACGAGATCGTCGAGGCCCGTCAGGACACCACCGTCGTCATCCACCCGCTGACCGACAACCGCCGTGTCCTGCCCCTTGAAAAGAAAGGGGAACTCTTGCGCGCGCATGAGGATTTCAACCTCGTGATCTCCTACAACCCCGGCTATCAGAGCCTGATGAAGGACCTGAAACAGTCCACCAAGCAGCGCTTCGGCGCGTTGGATTTCAGCTATCCCGACCATGCGACCGAGGTCGAGATCGTCACCCATGAGGCGGGCGTCGATGCGACGGATGCGGACAAGCTGGTCTCGATCGCCGAGCGCGCCCGCAACCTCAAGGGCCACGGGCTGGACGAAGGCATCTCCACCCGGATGCTGATCCATGCAGGAAGCCTGATGGCGCGCGGGATCGAGGCGCCCGCCGCCTGCCGCATGGCGCTGGTGCGCCCGATCACCGACGATCCCGACATGCGCGACGCGCTCGACGCCGCCGTCGCCACCTATTTCTGA
- a CDS encoding nitric oxide reductase activation protein NorD has protein sequence MATLADYAELLEDLDAPQRETLEQAWPETVRLLSPRGLDNWLKGTAALSHMGRGDHIVRTWIETVPAVARDLGEDIIPDLAQACLGFASRTSGAVIERVLATAPVASRRLSDPDLFRAYLQLLNQLLAQAPRGLRPMLDHLEELLGVLTLGGLRRWASWGAEAHRTDYEELTRYFGLESAESQAILQRERKGTLFVDIHRRIGMYLRALWGRDFLMRPTAGDFEAREGVRPHIAEYFLHLPDAYDDWEGVPGLDLYRAAAAHAAAHVMATTEPLKGDELNALQRACIGLIEDARIEALAIARFPRLRDLWRQFHRPTEDGSMTARFGRISLALLDPAAPTGDEIADWARTAFAGADMATARTSFDLGLQLAHRLRNEPYSAWRDGQAAPYRDDNRYIWEFEETVDWEKGVAPEQQVRKHVSVSEMVNEVEVETAGDDAEEIWVAETELFDDDGVSFNEKEGKAPAAPPVPYDEFDYRIQMHRPAWATVQEKRPRLGDPADIETILTENRKLTQRMRHLLDAMQPQGVQRIRRLEDGDEIDLNAATQALIDIRMGRQPDPRVMMRSVRKTRDIAVMALLDLSESTNDPVAGQDRTVLDLTRTATVLLAEAIAKVGDAFALHGFCSDGRHNVFYARYKDFDQPWGEVPKARLAGMEGHLSTRMGAAIRHAGAHLGKVAAAKKLMLVITDGAPSDIDERDPQYLRQDARAAVQEVAKTGVIPFCLTLDPRADRYVAQIFGQRNFLVLENIARLPERLPQLYAGLTR, from the coding sequence ATGGCGACGCTCGCCGATTACGCGGAACTGCTGGAAGATCTCGACGCCCCGCAGCGCGAGACACTGGAGCAGGCCTGGCCCGAGACGGTGCGCCTGCTCAGCCCGCGCGGGCTCGACAACTGGCTGAAGGGCACCGCCGCGCTGTCGCATATGGGCCGCGGCGATCACATCGTCCGGACCTGGATCGAGACCGTGCCCGCCGTTGCCCGCGATCTGGGCGAGGATATCATCCCGGACCTGGCGCAGGCCTGTCTGGGCTTTGCCTCGCGCACCTCGGGCGCGGTGATCGAGCGGGTTCTGGCAACCGCCCCCGTCGCCTCGCGCCGCCTGTCCGACCCCGATCTTTTCCGCGCCTATCTTCAGCTTCTGAACCAGCTTCTGGCCCAGGCCCCGCGCGGGCTGCGGCCGATGCTGGACCATCTTGAAGAGCTTCTGGGGGTGCTGACGCTGGGGGGGCTCCGCCGCTGGGCCAGCTGGGGCGCCGAGGCGCATCGCACCGATTACGAGGAGCTGACCCGCTATTTCGGCCTCGAAAGCGCCGAGTCGCAGGCGATCCTGCAGCGCGAACGCAAGGGCACGCTGTTCGTCGACATCCACCGCCGGATCGGGATGTATCTGCGCGCGCTCTGGGGCCGCGATTTCCTGATGCGTCCGACGGCCGGCGATTTCGAGGCCCGCGAGGGCGTGCGTCCCCATATCGCCGAGTATTTCCTGCACCTGCCCGATGCCTATGACGACTGGGAGGGCGTACCAGGGCTGGACCTTTACCGCGCCGCCGCCGCCCATGCCGCCGCCCATGTCATGGCCACGACCGAACCGCTCAAGGGCGACGAGCTGAACGCGCTGCAACGCGCCTGCATCGGCCTGATCGAGGATGCCCGTATCGAGGCGCTGGCCATCGCCCGCTTCCCGCGCCTGCGCGATCTGTGGCGGCAATTCCACCGCCCCACCGAGGACGGCTCGATGACCGCGCGTTTCGGCCGGATCTCACTGGCGCTGCTGGACCCCGCCGCCCCGACTGGCGACGAGATTGCGGATTGGGCCCGCACAGCCTTTGCCGGGGCCGATATGGCAACCGCCCGGACCTCCTTCGATCTGGGCCTGCAGCTTGCCCACCGGCTGCGGAACGAGCCCTATTCCGCCTGGCGCGACGGGCAGGCTGCGCCCTATCGCGACGACAACCGCTATATCTGGGAATTCGAGGAAACGGTCGACTGGGAAAAGGGCGTCGCGCCCGAACAGCAGGTCCGCAAACATGTCTCGGTCTCGGAAATGGTGAACGAGGTCGAGGTCGAGACCGCCGGTGACGACGCCGAGGAGATCTGGGTCGCCGAGACCGAGCTGTTCGACGATGACGGCGTCTCGTTCAACGAGAAGGAGGGCAAGGCGCCCGCCGCGCCGCCCGTCCCCTATGACGAGTTCGACTACCGGATCCAGATGCACCGGCCCGCCTGGGCCACGGTGCAGGAAAAGCGCCCGCGCCTCGGCGATCCGGCCGATATCGAGACCATCCTGACCGAAAACCGCAAGCTGACCCAACGGATGCGGCATCTGCTGGACGCGATGCAGCCGCAGGGCGTTCAGCGCATCCGCAGGCTCGAGGACGGCGACGAGATCGACCTGAACGCCGCGACCCAGGCCCTGATCGACATCCGCATGGGGCGGCAACCCGATCCGCGGGTGATGATGCGCTCGGTCCGCAAGACCCGCGACATCGCGGTGATGGCGCTCTTGGACCTGTCGGAATCGACCAATGACCCGGTTGCGGGGCAGGACCGAACGGTGCTGGACCTGACCCGGACGGCGACCGTCCTGCTGGCCGAGGCCATCGCGAAAGTGGGCGACGCCTTCGCCCTGCACGGTTTCTGTTCCGACGGGCGGCACAATGTCTTCTATGCCCGCTACAAGGATTTCGACCAGCCATGGGGCGAGGTTCCGAAGGCCCGGCTGGCGGGGATGGAGGGACATCTCTCGACCCGCATGGGGGCCGCAATCCGCCATGCGGGCGCGCATCTGGGCAAGGTGGCGGCGGCGAAGAAGCTGATGCTGGTGATCACCGACGGCGCGCCGTCCGACATCGACGAGCGCGACCCGCAATATCTGCGCCAGGACGCCCGCGCGGCGGTGCAGGAGGTGGCCAAGACAGGCGTCATCCCGTTCTGCCTGACCCTCGATCCGCGCGCAGATCGCTATGTCGCGCAGATCTTCGGACAGCGGAACTTCCTGGTGCTGGAAAACATCGCGCGCCTGCCCGAACGCCTGCCCCAGCTTTACGCGGGCCTGACGCGGTAG
- a CDS encoding c-type cytochrome, which translates to MSNNSQNLIRLIVAAPALGIAIAAVGFGGGKETKNEPVIETPVAEPSAAEAAAPAEEAVSEEAVSEEAAAEAPATDATEAADAPAAEEAAAEEPAAEAADAPAAEDAVEDAAATQEAVAAAPAAEEAAAEEPAAEEPAAEAAEAPAAEAAAPTEEAAAAAPAAEEDTAEEPAAAEEPAAEDAAAADDAVEAPAVDTPEAVASAMTLAEQASALAAEYADLAERAAALAGKSSALTAATEAAAEAPESVEELFGNIAAAATEETTEETEEPAAEAPAAEEPAAEEPTIAEKAADAATAAVETAEDAADSAGEAVTEAVQDTREAITGSEEPVIGGDAPEKAAAEPAATEEAAAEPAAEEPAAEEPAAEEPAAAEEPAAAPAAVVTGDAAKGEKAFIQCATCHSVVSPSGETLAGRGLKVGPNLYGMPGRTAGTLEGFRYSKSMKAAGEAGLVWDEDKVSIYAEDPTAYLRDYLDDPRARGLMTYNARDPQEVKDVYAYISKLSEE; encoded by the coding sequence ATGTCCAATAATTCGCAGAACCTGATCCGGCTGATCGTCGCCGCGCCGGCGCTTGGCATCGCGATCGCGGCCGTCGGCTTCGGCGGCGGCAAGGAAACCAAGAACGAGCCCGTGATCGAGACGCCGGTCGCCGAGCCTTCCGCTGCCGAAGCCGCCGCGCCGGCCGAAGAGGCCGTTTCGGAAGAGGCCGTTTCGGAAGAGGCTGCGGCCGAGGCGCCTGCCACTGACGCCACCGAAGCTGCCGACGCGCCGGCCGCCGAGGAAGCCGCTGCCGAGGAACCGGCCGCCGAAGCTGCCGACGCGCCCGCTGCCGAAGATGCCGTCGAGGATGCCGCCGCGACCCAGGAAGCTGTCGCCGCCGCGCCCGCTGCCGAGGAAGCTGCCGCCGAGGAACCGGCCGCCGAGGAACCTGCTGCCGAAGCCGCTGAAGCGCCCGCTGCCGAGGCTGCCGCCCCGACCGAGGAGGCTGCTGCCGCCGCCCCCGCCGCCGAAGAGGACACCGCCGAAGAGCCGGCTGCTGCCGAGGAACCGGCCGCCGAAGACGCCGCCGCTGCGGATGACGCCGTCGAGGCGCCTGCGGTCGACACCCCCGAGGCGGTTGCCTCGGCGATGACCCTGGCCGAGCAGGCCTCTGCGCTTGCCGCCGAATATGCCGATCTCGCCGAGCGCGCCGCTGCCCTGGCCGGCAAGTCCTCGGCCCTCACCGCGGCGACCGAAGCGGCCGCCGAAGCGCCGGAAAGCGTCGAGGAGCTGTTCGGCAACATCGCCGCCGCCGCGACCGAGGAAACCACCGAGGAAACCGAGGAACCGGCTGCCGAGGCACCGGCCGCTGAAGAGCCTGCTGCCGAAGAGCCGACTATCGCCGAGAAGGCCGCCGATGCCGCGACCGCTGCCGTCGAGACTGCCGAGGACGCGGCCGACAGCGCGGGCGAGGCCGTGACCGAGGCGGTGCAGGACACCCGCGAGGCGATCACCGGCAGCGAAGAGCCCGTGATCGGTGGCGATGCGCCCGAGAAAGCCGCCGCCGAACCGGCCGCGACCGAGGAAGCTGCCGCCGAACCTGCTGCGGAAGAACCGGCCGCCGAGGAGCCTGCCGCTGAAGAACCGGCTGCTGCCGAGGAACCTGCCGCGGCCCCGGCCGCCGTGGTTACCGGCGATGCCGCCAAGGGCGAAAAGGCCTTCATCCAGTGCGCCACCTGCCACAGCGTCGTCAGCCCTTCGGGCGAGACGCTGGCCGGTCGCGGTCTGAAGGTCGGCCCGAACCTCTATGGCATGCCGGGCCGCACCGCCGGAACGCTGGAAGGCTTCCGCTATTCCAAGTCGATGAAGGCCGCCGGTGAAGCCGGTCTGGTCTGGGACGAGGACAAGGTCTCGATCTATGCCGAAGATCCGACCGCCTACCTGCGTGACTATCTCGACGATCCCCGGGCGCGCGGTCTGATGACCTACAACGCCCGCGACCCGCAAGAGGTCAAGGACGTCTACGCCTATATCTCGAAGCTCTCCGAAGAGTAA
- a CDS encoding DUF4405 domain-containing protein, giving the protein MRSILMRYATPSTIGLFLVSLITGVALFFHVGPSAFHGIHEWLSMVLILAFGLHLWRNWRPMLHYMKGRPLALSLVITLLASAAFFFLPAGGKGGGRPPAFGLAMQVMAQPPATVAPALGTTAEELTARLAAAGFAVTDPARPLSEIARASGKSPMALARILIDPPR; this is encoded by the coding sequence ATGCGCAGCATTCTCATGCGATATGCCACCCCGTCGACGATCGGGCTTTTCCTGGTCTCGCTGATCACCGGGGTCGCCCTTTTCTTCCATGTCGGCCCTTCCGCCTTTCATGGCATCCACGAATGGCTCAGCATGGTTCTGATCCTTGCCTTCGGCCTGCATCTCTGGCGCAACTGGCGACCGATGCTGCACTACATGAAGGGGCGCCCGCTGGCCCTGTCGCTGGTGATCACGCTCCTGGCCTCGGCCGCCTTCTTCTTCCTTCCAGCAGGCGGCAAGGGCGGCGGACGGCCTCCGGCCTTCGGGCTGGCGATGCAGGTGATGGCGCAGCCGCCCGCCACCGTGGCCCCTGCCCTTGGGACCACCGCCGAGGAGCTGACCGCCCGGCTTGCCGCTGCGGGCTTCGCGGTGACAGATCCGGCCCGGCCGCTGAGCGAGATCGCGCGCGCCTCGGGCAAGTCTCCGATGGCGCTTGCACGGATTCTGATCGACCCGCCGCGCTGA
- a CDS encoding DUF2271 domain-containing protein produces the protein MADCGGDSAELEGIPGASVGAGRTLTVSLDLAEALFDAGYELHNDAAVEDLRDSPSEIVLPLGTKGLSRPVAGGGIYRQLRLRNVRIPLA, from the coding sequence ATGGCCGATTGCGGCGGCGACAGCGCCGAGTTGGAGGGCATCCCCGGCGCCAGCGTCGGTGCGGGCCGGACCCTGACCGTCAGTCTCGATTTGGCCGAGGCGCTGTTCGATGCGGGCTATGAGCTGCATAACGACGCCGCCGTCGAGGATCTGCGCGACAGCCCCTCCGAGATCGTGTTGCCGCTGGGCACTAAGGGCTTGAGCCGTCCGGTCGCGGGGGGGGGGATATATCGCCAGCTTCGCTTGCGAAATGTGAGGATTCCGCTCGCCTGA